A window of Microbacterium sp. Root61 genomic DNA:
CGTCGTCTACGCGCTGGTGTTCGTGCTGGGGTGCATCAACACGTTCGACCGTGTCGCCGCGCAGGCGATCATCTTCGAAATCGTCGGCGCCGCCACGCTCACCCGCTCCGTCTCGATCTCGACCATCGCGCTCGCCGCCGCGCGTTCGATCGGGCCAGGTCTGGCCGGTATCGCCTTCGCGGCGCTGGGCGCCGGGTGGTGCATGGTCATCAACGCGGGCTCCTACGTCGTCGTGTTCGTCGCGATCGCCCTGATCAGACCCTCTCGGCTGCATCCGCGGCCCCGTGTGGATCGAGCGCCAGGGGTCGCGCCTGTCGCACTGCTGCAGAACCGCTCATTCGTCACGATCCTCGTCGTCACGATCGTCATCGCGCTGCTCTCGCTCAATCTGATGCTGGTGATCACCTCGACCGTGTCGCTCACTTTCGAAGGGGATGCACTCCAGGTCGGCGCTGCGCACGCACTGAACGCCGTGGGAGCGATCGTGGGAGGGGTGCTGGCCGCCGTGCCATCGTGGGTGTCGGTGCGTTCGCTCATCCTCGGTTGCGCCGGCCTCGGCGCGGCGCTGCTCGCGAACGCGGCGTCGATGAATCTCACCGTCTTCCTCGTGCTGGCACCGCTCCTGGGTCTCGGGGTCGGCTATTACCACGGCGTGCTCCAGGCGGCGGCGCAGGCAAGCGTGCCTCCCGCGCAGCTCGGGCGCGCGATGTCGTTCGTGACGCTGGGAAGCTATGGGATGGCGCCGCTCGGCGCTCTGCTGATGGGATGGGTCATCGACGCCAGTTCGGGCCCGGTCGCGCTGCTGATCGGAGGCGTCGCCGCCGTGGGATGCTCCGTGTTCGTGTGGTCTCGCACCCGCGGAGGGTGAGGCTGGGACCGATCGCGTGCTGCGGTCAGGACGTGCGTCGTCCACCGGGCCGTTCGGGGCGGCGGCGTCTG
This region includes:
- a CDS encoding MFS transporter, coding for MRGFDALQPFRNPRFSLYFAGQVVSNTGTWFQNLALSLVVLELTGSAQALSAVTIAQFTPLLLLGIPAGRLADRIRPRTILLVTSALSALVGVGLAVVIGMSQVPDLRVVYALVFVLGCINTFDRVAAQAIIFEIVGAATLTRSVSISTIALAAARSIGPGLAGIAFAALGAGWCMVINAGSYVVVFVAIALIRPSRLHPRPRVDRAPGVAPVALLQNRSFVTILVVTIVIALLSLNLMLVITSTVSLTFEGDALQVGAAHALNAVGAIVGGVLAAVPSWVSVRSLILGCAGLGAALLANAASMNLTVFLVLAPLLGLGVGYYHGVLQAAAQASVPPAQLGRAMSFVTLGSYGMAPLGALLMGWVIDASSGPVALLIGGVAAVGCSVFVWSRTRGG